Proteins from a genomic interval of Candidatus Gracilibacteria bacterium:
- the ruvB gene encoding Holliday junction branch migration DNA helicase RuvB, which yields MPPPPRDVSPEPAEEVQEKKLDITLRPQTFADYIGQPEIKRNLTIAIQAAKQRKEPLEHILVHGSPGLGKTTLAHVITHEMGANIRVTSGPALERQGDIAAIITNLEENDVLFIDEIHRLRPIVEETLYSAMEDYSIDIILGKGPSARSMRLNLPRFTLIGATTKLSLLSSPLRDRFGHVYRLDFYASDEIEAIIHRSASLLEMDINKDAVARLAQSSRQTPRIANRLLRRIRDFACVEGTITVTLPLVEKTLKYMGIDALGLDSTDRTILKTVIEKFNGGPVGLNTLAAATHEESETLEDIYEPFLLQCGFLERTPRGRLVTSRAYHHLGLLRK from the coding sequence GTGCCTCCTCCGCCCCGCGATGTCTCTCCCGAGCCAGCGGAAGAGGTGCAAGAAAAAAAACTCGACATTACGTTGCGTCCGCAAACTTTTGCGGATTATATTGGCCAACCCGAGATCAAACGAAATCTGACCATTGCGATCCAAGCGGCCAAGCAACGCAAAGAACCGCTGGAGCATATTTTGGTGCACGGATCTCCGGGATTGGGAAAGACCACACTCGCTCATGTGATCACTCATGAGATGGGGGCAAATATTCGTGTGACGTCCGGGCCGGCCTTGGAGCGCCAAGGTGATATTGCGGCCATCATCACCAATCTTGAGGAAAACGATGTGCTTTTTATTGATGAAATCCATCGACTGCGCCCGATCGTGGAAGAAACCTTGTACAGCGCTATGGAGGATTATTCGATTGATATTATTTTGGGAAAAGGCCCGTCCGCGCGATCGATGCGACTCAATTTGCCACGGTTCACCTTGATTGGAGCAACCACCAAGTTGAGTCTTTTGTCTTCGCCGTTGCGCGATCGTTTCGGGCATGTGTATCGCCTCGATTTTTACGCCTCAGATGAAATTGAAGCCATCATTCACCGCTCCGCATCACTCCTTGAAATGGATATCAATAAAGATGCGGTGGCACGATTGGCGCAATCGTCTCGGCAAACGCCTCGTATTGCAAATCGTTTATTGCGACGCATTCGAGATTTTGCGTGTGTTGAAGGCACGATCACGGTGACCCTTCCTCTGGTTGAAAAAACGTTAAAATATATGGGAATCGATGCCTTGGGGCTGGATTCCACAGATCGTACTATTTTGAAAACCGTGATTGAAAAATTCAATGGAGGTCCGGTGGGGCTGAATACGCTGGCGGCCGCGACCCATGAAGAATCCGAAACCCTGGAAGATATTTACGAGCCTTTTCTCCTCCAATGCGGCTTTTTGGAGCGTACCCCTCGCGGCCGCCTCGTCACGTCTCGCGCTTATCACCACCTTGGTCTTCTTCGCAAATAA
- a CDS encoding S-layer homology domain-containing protein — MPTDVLGTTASETTLLEIQLDAEKVDLTTKGTYTFTSYGIYSTTTVPINTSWTLANTSLGTLSCGDEQAKTCTFTAGSTEGTTTLTASQEENETTLTDSATISVTAPVVNPYKDSLPTWAQTSIVSMYNAGIMTGYNDGNFGVSDSLTNAQVVTLLYRLLVYTGSINDSDLTTDKTCAVYTDVPKTHYAYTPICYFYREGWIDSTSTKFNPTQMVSRGTMSAYVYKVFGTILDVENSASLYNSSYSFTDVKSTSPYYTAVQSLSTAGIMTGYGNSQFGLNVNVNRAEAAVILKRLFDLLNASEEEAEPMEEIDEESSLFTTCSNESYVRNELVKLLGDDLSVFELRTFDADELEEALDDEKIDFVLAKEDGSLTSKTLTFTYSPLLEDDITVGAGKIKGNTYSILDLPKELSYQVACDKTVGLCGVLTILDEEGTQIEGAFMDTESGLSLIEPADNLIRLLGGTESEAAGARGCHVIYNSANHVDVLAGEDSCTTEEATAWLPQIPQANAEDDEILEAEIQIMLDSDAEFYKINEDTIWSRQRSILAGVNLVYGFVEPVGNADFNILFKIAGQETWLDGYGPTTTNKVELADEINEDDYYMIHHPDPDKNEISFYYVGYDMDTGIAGRAGGVGTFCGEEDENRIHAWGQQVTDVDGGYQFATYYGRFVVSAHEIGHLLNATHEDALINTCGVGLWEHVCGSTIMASGAAGGADPDDRMPFFSPTNSERVRDCVDDALGNALFLTHDDSLG, encoded by the coding sequence ATGCCGACCGATGTTCTCGGGACAACCGCGAGTGAAACCACTCTTCTTGAGATTCAACTCGATGCGGAAAAAGTGGACCTAACCACTAAGGGAACTTATACCTTTACCTCCTATGGGATTTATTCAACCACAACAGTGCCTATCAATACCTCATGGACTCTTGCGAATACGAGCCTCGGGACGCTTTCTTGCGGAGATGAACAAGCCAAGACCTGCACATTTACCGCAGGATCCACAGAGGGCACCACCACTTTAACCGCTTCTCAAGAAGAAAATGAAACGACCCTCACCGATTCAGCCACGATTTCCGTGACCGCACCGGTGGTCAATCCTTATAAAGACTCTCTCCCCACCTGGGCGCAAACTTCCATTGTTTCGATGTACAATGCGGGGATCATGACCGGCTACAATGATGGAAATTTTGGAGTTTCGGATTCATTGACCAATGCACAAGTGGTGACACTCTTGTATCGATTGCTTGTCTACACCGGAAGTATTAATGACTCCGATCTCACTACAGACAAAACCTGTGCTGTGTATACAGACGTACCCAAGACTCATTATGCCTATACTCCCATCTGCTATTTTTATCGTGAAGGATGGATCGACTCTACAAGCACCAAGTTCAATCCAACCCAAATGGTTTCTCGTGGCACGATGAGCGCTTATGTATATAAGGTATTTGGCACAATCTTGGATGTCGAAAACAGCGCTTCTCTTTATAATAGTTCTTATAGTTTTACGGATGTTAAATCCACCAGTCCCTATTATACGGCAGTGCAATCTTTAAGCACGGCTGGCATTATGACCGGATATGGAAATAGCCAATTTGGCTTGAATGTTAATGTGAATCGAGCCGAAGCTGCGGTGATTTTAAAACGTCTTTTTGATTTATTGAATGCTTCCGAAGAGGAGGCGGAACCGATGGAGGAAATCGATGAAGAAAGTTCCCTTTTTACGACGTGCTCGAATGAATCGTATGTGAGAAATGAATTGGTGAAACTTTTGGGCGACGACTTGTCTGTTTTTGAATTGCGAACTTTTGATGCGGATGAATTGGAGGAAGCCCTCGATGATGAAAAAATCGATTTTGTGCTGGCTAAAGAAGATGGATCTTTAACCTCAAAAACGCTCACTTTTACTTATAGCCCACTCCTTGAGGACGATATCACGGTAGGGGCCGGGAAAATAAAAGGAAACACCTATTCCATCCTCGATCTTCCCAAAGAATTGTCCTACCAAGTGGCGTGTGACAAAACGGTTGGATTGTGCGGCGTGCTTACGATTTTGGACGAAGAAGGCACGCAAATCGAAGGCGCATTCATGGATACGGAATCGGGTTTAAGCCTAATTGAACCTGCAGACAACTTGATTCGCCTCTTGGGCGGTACGGAAAGTGAAGCGGCCGGGGCTCGCGGTTGTCATGTGATTTATAACAGTGCCAATCATGTGGATGTTTTGGCCGGAGAAGATTCTTGTACGACAGAGGAAGCCACTGCTTGGTTGCCTCAAATTCCTCAAGCCAATGCCGAAGATGATGAAATATTGGAAGCGGAAATCCAAATCATGTTGGATTCGGATGCCGAATTTTACAAAATCAATGAAGATACCATCTGGTCTCGCCAACGCTCCATTCTGGCGGGCGTGAATCTTGTGTACGGGTTTGTGGAACCGGTCGGAAATGCGGATTTTAATATCCTATTTAAAATTGCCGGGCAAGAAACATGGTTGGATGGTTATGGGCCAACGACCACGAATAAAGTAGAACTGGCGGATGAAATCAACGAAGACGATTATTATATGATTCACCACCCGGATCCGGATAAAAATGAGATCAGTTTCTATTATGTTGGGTATGACATGGATACCGGTATCGCGGGACGAGCCGGCGGAGTTGGAACTTTTTGCGGGGAAGAAGATGAAAATCGAATCCACGCGTGGGGGCAACAGGTTACGGATGTGGATGGAGGGTATCAATTCGCGACTTATTATGGACGATTTGTGGTTTCCGCACATGAAATTGGACACCTTCTCAATGCTACTCATGAAGATGCTCTCATCAATACGTGTGGCGTCGGGTTATGGGAACATGTGTGTGGATCCACGATCATGGCCAGCGGAGCCGCGGGTGGAGCCGATCCCGATGATCGCATGCCGTTTTTCAGCCCGACGAATAGCGAAAGGGTGAGAGATTGTGTGGACGATGCGCTATGAAATGCGCTATTTTTGACGCATGACGATTCACTCGGTTAA
- a CDS encoding O-antigen ligase family protein: MKSSSSPSRFDFFFDLYVKVGILLGGVIFSTHSVLGFVLPKIIVFQGFLILGLTLLWIARKPDLRALWRSWPGRVVLLYFGLLCAYTFFSITPLISFFGASPELQGLLTQILYFSAFIFALAYAKSLYRPLLLLNGVVVFYGLLQLLHLDPWAAAWDAEGFLGRIFSTLGNPNFLGSFIVLTLPILFEKIKQHKSFGLLIVANLIVLIGTASKAALIGLIVVGVLALFSYASSLRQIQAKIWIGSGLIFALLIAFTVYTFHERNRVDFEAFRSFGAREVIWGDTIEMIQARPLGYGLETFSLVYPQFQSPEFFEYEKFTSSADRAHNLILDLWVAAGPLAPLLFLILLGLLIKIGYRSPETRGTILGLIGYVVSLLFGFETFLTGIVFWMMIGFIVSKISLPMPSHKSVIFSRMIFGLMIAVLIVTIPFPIRHFQADRYYTQAEATLNSAWDQSVIAYSRAISLYPYDLIYPLKDIEVHLVILENVEDPHDEIGEDISKFIEESLEELRPFDRGFGASPFLLEAWFIMLTGDPETVEPLLEQGRTLAPNQPNTYKITGHIYELLGKTEQAALEYEKIRALLPSYLEDETSDASRIFRKENTWLNGLIMVKGYCYRLIFNTKTNEKVDVLSPFNRGRIRPRYFGFFLCLEFREWKYADRCSRDNREGNHSSGDSTRCGKSGPNH, translated from the coding sequence GTGAAATCTTCCTCCTCCCCTTCTCGATTCGATTTTTTCTTCGATCTCTACGTTAAAGTCGGGATTTTGCTCGGAGGCGTTATTTTTTCGACGCACAGCGTTTTGGGCTTTGTTTTGCCCAAAATCATTGTATTTCAAGGATTTCTCATCTTAGGTTTGACACTTTTGTGGATCGCACGGAAACCCGACCTTCGCGCCCTGTGGCGCTCATGGCCCGGACGAGTTGTTTTGCTTTATTTTGGGCTTCTTTGTGCGTATACATTTTTTTCAATCACTCCTTTGATCAGCTTTTTTGGCGCGTCACCGGAATTGCAGGGATTGCTCACTCAAATTCTCTATTTTTCAGCGTTTATTTTTGCCTTGGCGTATGCAAAATCTCTTTATCGTCCCCTGCTTTTACTCAATGGCGTGGTGGTTTTTTACGGATTGTTGCAGCTCTTGCACCTCGATCCTTGGGCCGCGGCGTGGGATGCGGAAGGATTTTTGGGTCGAATTTTTAGTACCCTGGGAAATCCCAATTTTCTGGGGTCTTTTATCGTACTCACGCTCCCCATTCTTTTTGAAAAAATAAAACAACATAAAAGCTTTGGGCTTTTGATTGTAGCCAACTTGATTGTTCTAATCGGAACCGCGAGCAAAGCGGCGCTGATTGGATTGATTGTGGTTGGAGTTTTAGCGCTTTTTTCTTATGCTTCAAGCCTGCGCCAAATCCAGGCCAAAATATGGATCGGTTCTGGATTGATTTTTGCACTGCTTATCGCATTCACGGTTTACACTTTTCATGAACGAAATCGGGTGGATTTTGAAGCGTTTCGCTCGTTTGGCGCCCGAGAAGTGATTTGGGGCGACACGATTGAAATGATTCAAGCAAGACCTCTTGGCTACGGACTGGAGACTTTTTCGCTTGTTTATCCGCAATTTCAGAGTCCTGAGTTTTTTGAGTATGAAAAATTCACCTCCTCCGCGGATCGTGCTCACAACTTGATTCTTGATTTGTGGGTCGCGGCCGGGCCCTTAGCTCCCCTTCTTTTTTTAATTCTCTTGGGACTTTTAATTAAAATCGGTTATCGCTCTCCGGAAACGCGCGGGACTATTTTAGGATTGATCGGGTATGTGGTTTCGCTTTTGTTCGGATTTGAAACCTTTCTCACCGGCATAGTGTTTTGGATGATGATTGGATTCATTGTTTCGAAAATTTCTCTACCCATGCCTTCGCACAAATCCGTGATTTTTTCTCGTATGATTTTTGGGTTGATGATTGCGGTTTTGATCGTAACGATCCCTTTCCCGATCCGTCATTTTCAGGCGGATCGATACTATACTCAGGCTGAAGCGACTTTAAATTCCGCATGGGATCAATCGGTTATTGCTTATTCTCGCGCTATTTCTTTATATCCTTACGATTTGATTTATCCTTTAAAGGATATTGAAGTGCACTTAGTCATTTTAGAAAACGTAGAAGATCCCCATGATGAAATCGGCGAAGATATCTCAAAATTCATTGAAGAAAGCCTTGAAGAACTCAGACCTTTTGATCGAGGATTTGGGGCTTCGCCATTTCTTTTAGAGGCTTGGTTTATAATGCTGACCGGAGATCCCGAAACGGTTGAACCTCTTTTGGAACAAGGGCGCACTTTGGCTCCGAATCAACCGAATACCTATAAAATCACGGGGCATATTTATGAACTGCTTGGGAAAACCGAACAAGCGGCACTTGAATATGAAAAAATCCGCGCCCTTCTCCCGTCTTACCTTGAAGATGAGACGAGCGATGCTTCACGCATTTTTCGGAAAGAAAACACTTGGCTAAATGGCTTAATTATGGTAAAATGATATTGTTACAGGTTAATTTTTAACACAAAAACCAATGAAAAAGTCGATGTTCTCTCCCCTTTTAATCGTGGCCGGATTCGGCCTCGTTATTTTGGGTTCTTTCTATGCTTGGAATTCCGGGAATGGAAATATGCCGACCGATGTTCTCGGGACAACCGCGAGTGAAACCACTCTTCTTGAGATTCAACTCGATGCGGAAAAAGTGGACCTAACCACTAA
- a CDS encoding tyrosine-type recombinase/integrase: MKILPLHEQFCDERRYIKNFSPATIQWYKVCFKAYLRFHGNIEDLEQVTTDNLRAFLYHGLLQKKWMPESFICHHKAIKSFLKWCVKRGYIPTNPIEPIEKPRLDKKLPKRVSRQEALDILDWSFGLHYEYQHEAYRNRAIFAMMIYSGLRAMEVLNLRVPEVDFENNLICVARGKGGKGRVVPMCAALKHFLMEYVKDKARLKKESLYFFTGLRGNNAFTYHSLARVVARIRKKSNINFSSHRLRHTFATLMLEGGCDLYTLSKMMGHSDIKTTTIYLSASVHHMREQILKHPLNQIGFGKSYPTPRYTIVLKRDRKSFYRLDQYIFACLPLLFVLPNPQ, from the coding sequence ATGAAAATTTTACCGCTTCACGAGCAGTTTTGTGACGAGCGGCGTTACATCAAAAATTTCAGTCCTGCCACAATCCAATGGTATAAAGTTTGCTTTAAGGCTTATTTGAGATTTCATGGGAATATCGAAGACTTGGAACAAGTCACAACCGATAATCTCAGGGCATTTTTGTATCATGGTTTGTTGCAAAAAAAGTGGATGCCGGAGAGTTTCATTTGTCACCATAAAGCCATCAAATCTTTCCTGAAATGGTGCGTTAAGAGAGGTTACATCCCGACGAATCCGATTGAGCCCATTGAAAAGCCAAGATTGGATAAAAAGCTTCCCAAACGGGTATCTCGCCAAGAGGCGCTTGATATTCTCGATTGGTCTTTTGGGTTGCATTACGAGTATCAACACGAGGCTTATCGGAACCGTGCCATTTTCGCCATGATGATTTATTCGGGGTTGAGAGCAATGGAAGTCTTGAATTTGAGAGTCCCGGAAGTTGATTTTGAAAACAATCTTATCTGTGTGGCTCGTGGGAAGGGCGGAAAGGGGAGGGTGGTTCCCATGTGTGCGGCATTGAAGCATTTTTTGATGGAATACGTGAAGGATAAGGCTCGGTTAAAAAAGGAGTCTCTTTATTTTTTTACAGGTTTGAGAGGGAATAACGCTTTTACTTATCATTCTCTTGCGCGGGTGGTTGCCCGTATCCGTAAGAAATCGAATATCAATTTTTCGTCTCATCGATTGCGCCACACGTTTGCGACTTTGATGTTGGAGGGCGGCTGTGACCTGTATACGCTTTCGAAGATGATGGGCCATTCAGACATTAAAACCACAACGATTTATTTGTCCGCTTCCGTTCATCACATGAGGGAACAAATCCTGAAACATCCGTTGAATCAGATTGGGTTTTGAAAAAGTTACCCTACCCCGCGTTACACTATTGTTTTAAAAAGGGACCGTAAATCGTTCTATCGATTAGATCAGTATATTTTTGCATGTCTACCCCTTCTGTTTGTCCTCCCCAATCCACAATAA
- a CDS encoding class I SAM-dependent methyltransferase → MPSRHPLTPVGTFNGCHVSRGAPVGDGNLIDSLREIGQLTPAIIDNDTLSELICPRTIEEAESALFYHADIARDSLPFDPIRERIREALRAIVGYVFQNYSLPTNPGPILDIGCGPSGEMVHGLFPRTIDRSVCYEIDGNPRAIEEHHRRHPAAQKRAQRASYLNLRLNNELSLITGLSSLDSTSFMGQAILKIRNALKEGGFLFHLQDVSPSFSSCLEEMIFSGEPFPYHVECLDPEAMRPNGSLTGRHSLDKIVAYRTQKGPLPVAELFRRRLGRAIQGTPGLELIANEWITAHSIAPFPGKGGVFYSGAFSPHSMPGHQMVSGVVTIARKKAA, encoded by the coding sequence ATGCCCTCACGACACCCCCTCACCCCTGTAGGAACATTCAATGGTTGCCATGTGTCCCGTGGCGCGCCTGTCGGTGATGGAAATCTTATTGATTCTTTACGAGAGATCGGGCAATTAACTCCTGCAATCATAGATAATGATACCCTCTCTGAGCTTATTTGCCCGAGAACGATTGAAGAAGCGGAATCCGCTCTTTTTTATCATGCAGACATTGCCAGAGATTCTCTCCCTTTTGATCCTATCCGAGAAAGAATTCGGGAAGCGCTACGAGCTATTGTTGGCTATGTATTTCAGAACTATTCTCTCCCTACAAATCCCGGCCCCATTTTAGATATAGGGTGCGGACCTTCCGGGGAAATGGTTCATGGCTTATTTCCTCGAACGATTGATCGCTCTGTTTGTTATGAAATCGATGGAAATCCTCGTGCTATTGAAGAACATCATCGACGCCATCCTGCAGCCCAAAAACGAGCGCAACGAGCATCGTACTTAAATTTAAGATTAAACAATGAGTTGAGTTTGATTACCGGACTTTCTTCTTTGGATTCCACTTCATTTATGGGACAAGCCATTTTAAAAATACGAAACGCATTGAAAGAAGGCGGATTTCTTTTCCATCTACAAGATGTTTCTCCCAGCTTCAGCTCTTGTCTTGAAGAAATGATTTTTTCAGGAGAACCTTTCCCTTATCATGTTGAATGTTTGGACCCTGAAGCAATGAGACCGAATGGTTCTCTCACCGGGCGACATTCTTTAGATAAAATTGTGGCCTACCGAACCCAAAAAGGGCCCCTTCCTGTGGCCGAATTATTCCGAAGGCGATTGGGCCGTGCTATTCAAGGGACTCCAGGATTAGAACTTATTGCTAATGAATGGATCACAGCTCATAGTATTGCACCTTTCCCCGGGAAAGGAGGTGTTTTTTATTCCGGAGCTTTTTCTCCTCATTCCATGCCTGGGCATCAAATGGTTTCAGGGGTGGTTACGATTGCGCGAAAAAAGGCTGCTTAA
- a CDS encoding S-layer homology domain-containing protein, which produces MMFFPSSERSRKLWRDHKKGWVLVLMLLMSSTFLVKQTTYLQMSIMTTPQHAAFDGTTYPIAQVPDWLNTTSTEQKLTYSELSSSKLVEIPSYEPSRLRTETSSLDWGDTYDDYTREMKLTYPVVYAGTYEMDWIEGAGSHPAVDIKTVRGTPVYAIMNGVVDKTVHSDSGYGNLVVLRHNDVPTLEHDYETTTLYSGYAHLDTILVADGDVVTKGQQIGTVGDTGTATTHHLHFQMDNSDAPWHLYWPFTTAESNTVGGFWEAVNKGLGLNNVYAYTVNPIEYVETYLDATTVLTHADTSNTETTNDSATNTTSTPATNTTTTTTTTTTTTSSDNDSYTSPFFAIGVEAPETIANHTQSEIKVSLQDERGELVRTATFNSPIKISISDSSVLSVFPNELSWPMFTTGETLLTISGQKSGTSTLTFSFLGKEFASTTIAVSPESQTLSSFGIEIEGGFYINSPMSVAVVALNAEGERILSVDTTDPIYLEVIKGKGDLSRSVLAASDFENGIATVTFTPTEGDNFMLQVSYGDSKETSGLISGSLFKDVSDNHVYYDAIRYLKKTGVIQGYPDSTFRSESPVSRVEALKMIFVALNKETMSGTTLKFPDTDSTTWYAPYVASAQRDGIIQGYPDGTFKPTNEVNRVEFIKMLTLAMDTDVDPVVAEDPYNDVHYLDWYAPYAQFVKETNIAPWDSNNLKPSDSMTRGEVAEMLYRMMAIKNNEAESYSRMLVLE; this is translated from the coding sequence ATGATGTTCTTTCCTTCCTCGGAGCGTTCCCGAAAATTGTGGCGCGATCATAAAAAAGGCTGGGTTTTAGTGCTCATGCTCTTGATGAGTTCGACTTTTTTGGTGAAACAAACCACGTATCTCCAGATGAGCATCATGACTACCCCTCAACATGCGGCGTTTGATGGCACCACGTACCCCATCGCTCAAGTGCCGGATTGGTTGAACACGACTTCCACGGAACAAAAACTCACTTACTCCGAACTTTCTTCAAGTAAATTGGTCGAAATCCCAAGTTACGAACCCTCTCGGTTGCGAACGGAAACTTCGTCTCTCGATTGGGGTGATACGTATGACGATTACACTCGCGAGATGAAACTCACTTATCCCGTGGTGTATGCGGGAACTTATGAAATGGATTGGATTGAAGGAGCCGGGAGCCATCCGGCGGTGGATATCAAAACCGTGAGAGGCACTCCCGTATATGCCATTATGAATGGCGTGGTGGACAAAACGGTCCACTCGGATTCGGGGTATGGAAATCTTGTAGTGCTTCGCCACAACGACGTCCCAACCCTTGAGCACGATTATGAGACCACAACGCTTTATTCCGGATACGCGCATCTCGACACCATTTTGGTGGCTGATGGGGATGTAGTGACTAAAGGTCAGCAAATCGGAACCGTTGGAGACACCGGGACCGCCACAACCCATCATCTTCATTTTCAGATGGACAACAGCGATGCGCCCTGGCATTTGTATTGGCCTTTTACCACCGCGGAATCCAACACCGTGGGTGGATTTTGGGAGGCGGTGAATAAAGGACTCGGGCTCAATAATGTCTATGCCTATACCGTGAATCCCATTGAGTATGTGGAAACTTATCTTGATGCAACGACCGTTCTTACCCATGCGGACACATCGAATACGGAAACGACAAACGATTCTGCGACAAATACAACTTCAACCCCTGCGACAAATACGACAACGACAACAACTACTACGACTACTACAACTTCTTCGGATAACGATTCTTACACTTCTCCCTTTTTTGCAATTGGAGTGGAAGCACCGGAAACCATCGCAAACCACACTCAAAGTGAAATTAAGGTGTCTTTACAAGATGAACGCGGAGAACTTGTCAGAACCGCCACGTTCAACAGCCCGATTAAAATTTCGATTTCAGACTCGAGTGTTTTAAGTGTTTTTCCGAATGAGCTGTCATGGCCCATGTTCACGACCGGGGAAACCCTTCTCACGATCTCCGGTCAAAAATCCGGAACCTCGACATTGACGTTTTCCTTTTTGGGAAAAGAATTCGCCTCCACCACGATTGCAGTGAGTCCGGAATCCCAAACGCTTTCTTCCTTTGGCATTGAAATAGAAGGAGGCTTTTATATCAATTCTCCTATGTCTGTGGCCGTTGTGGCCTTAAACGCCGAAGGAGAACGTATCTTAAGTGTGGATACGACAGATCCCATTTATCTTGAAGTGATCAAGGGAAAAGGGGATCTTTCCCGTTCCGTACTCGCGGCCAGCGACTTTGAAAATGGAATTGCCACGGTGACATTCACTCCCACGGAAGGAGATAATTTTATGCTTCAAGTGTCTTACGGTGACTCCAAGGAAACGAGCGGGTTGATTTCGGGGTCATTGTTCAAAGATGTTTCAGATAATCATGTGTATTACGATGCGATTCGTTATCTTAAAAAAACCGGAGTCATTCAGGGTTATCCGGACAGCACTTTTCGTTCCGAGAGCCCGGTTTCTCGCGTCGAGGCTTTAAAAATGATTTTTGTGGCGCTCAATAAAGAAACGATGAGCGGTACGACTTTAAAATTCCCGGACACGGATTCCACCACGTGGTACGCGCCTTATGTGGCGAGTGCGCAACGCGATGGCATCATTCAAGGTTATCCGGACGGCACGTTTAAGCCAACCAATGAAGTGAATCGCGTTGAATTCATCAAAATGTTGACCTTGGCCATGGACACGGATGTGGACCCGGTGGTGGCAGAAGATCCTTACAATGATGTTCATTATCTTGATTGGTATGCCCCGTACGCGCAATTCGTAAAAGAAACCAATATTGCGCCGTGGGATTCCAACAACCTTAAGCCTTCAGACTCCATGACGCGCGGCGAAGTGGCGGAAATGCTCTATCGCATGATGGCCATCAAAAATAATGAGGCTGAGAGTTACAGCCGGATGCTGGTGTTGGAGTAA
- a CDS encoding HD domain-containing protein, which yields MKRNEVEKWLDEFHTPAHIREHSEKVAQLGEDLAKKLKKVGEQVDPEKVWIAGMIHDMVRVVDFKKDPDTLGTPEDREIWKALREQYKGWHHADAAADILRKRGEEELADIVARHKYTCILSDTPPRTWEEKILYYADKRVAHDQIVSLQERFDEGHKRHHPGESVSPEEKQRREAILALEKEIFKFIVPSPAGGS from the coding sequence ATGAAAAGAAATGAAGTTGAAAAATGGTTGGATGAATTTCATACGCCAGCGCACATTCGGGAACATTCCGAAAAGGTGGCTCAATTGGGAGAAGATTTGGCGAAAAAATTAAAAAAGGTCGGGGAGCAAGTAGACCCGGAAAAAGTGTGGATCGCAGGCATGATTCACGACATGGTGCGCGTGGTGGATTTCAAAAAAGATCCTGACACCCTGGGAACGCCTGAAGATCGGGAAATTTGGAAAGCACTTCGGGAACAATACAAAGGCTGGCATCATGCGGACGCCGCGGCCGACATTTTACGAAAACGTGGCGAAGAGGAACTGGCGGACATTGTGGCTCGCCATAAATACACCTGCATTCTCAGCGATACCCCGCCTCGCACGTGGGAGGAAAAAATATTGTATTACGCAGACAAACGCGTGGCTCACGACCAAATTGTCTCCCTGCAAGAACGTTTTGACGAGGGCCATAAACGGCATCATCCGGGAGAGTCGGTTTCGCCCGAAGAAAAGCAACGCCGAGAGGCGATCCTGGCGCTGGAAAAAGAAATTTTTAAATTTATAGTGCCATCACCAGCGTGATGATCTTAG